The following are encoded in a window of Phaseolus vulgaris cultivar G19833 chromosome 3, P. vulgaris v2.0, whole genome shotgun sequence genomic DNA:
- the LOC137808031 gene encoding protein TPX2-like isoform X3: MSMTVVMDEDEDAEIEHVFVAHEIDLDYEFDAARFFDFTRPETLEEAHQAQLWFQNAASYPPSPFVRRLVVREDLFLDASDSPKSEYLDCTSNLDDEKSSVPLGTGVSDRAFEDNGPKAPGGNISQLLVGVLQNDSTRPLQVPTGLTFGSKTISNSLNSKAKSAGSKSSTLMKPTTSQLAKQNLPAKNVGSRYQKLLTQNEQNLSISSGLEGQAAKRQKLEGGLLCKVSDVKPQTNFFHKTRMRDVMVEPNSACSKLRLTIPREPDLRTAQRAHRIRPKNVVEADQVTVAAPRFKARPLNRKILEAPSLPPPKRSTPRLPEFQEFHLKTSERAIQHTSVTPSTLHCYDSDKVWDKHTTVSLENRIKDLRRPTAGGAPTYDGLGFTHIFKARPVNKKILQSKGDGVFRNCRQETTVPMEFDLQSEKEVQQDPPIELFSKLSLTSECQPNNGSHFKLPQHSGICRKLSSDTCCRRRLLCLGQIKLLEGMAVASI; this comes from the exons ATGTCGATGACGGTGGTGATGGACGAAGACGAAGACGCAGAAATAGAGCACGTCTTCGTTGCTCATGAAATCGATCTCGATTACGAGTTCGACGCTGCTCGGTTCTTCGATTTCACTCGACCGGAGACTCTAGAGGAAGCTCACCAAGCTCAACTTTGGTTTCAAAATGCCGCTAGTTACCCTCCTTCGC CGTTTGTGAGAAGGCtggttgtgagagaggatttgttCTTGGATGCTAGCGATTCGCCAAAATCGGAATATCTGGACTGCACCAGTAATCTTGATGATGAAAAATCCAGTGTTCCGTTAGGGACGGGAGTTTCGGACAGGGCTTTTGAAGATAATG GTCCAAAAGCACCTGGTGGAAATATCTCTCAATTGTTGGTTGGAGTTCTACAAAATGACAGTACGAGGCCACTACAAGTACCTACAG GACTTACCTTTGGCAGTAAGACAATAAGCAACAGTTTGAATTCTAAAGCTAAGTCTGCCGGTTCAAAGAGTTCAACATTAATGAAACCTACCACTAGTCAATTGGCCAAGCAAAATCTTCCTGCTAAAAATGTTGGTTCAAG ATATCAAAAGCTGCTAACTCAGAATGAACAAAATTTATCTATCTCTTCTGGGCTAGAAGGTCAAGCTGCCAAGAGGCAAAAACTAGAGGGTGGTCTCTTGTGTAAG GTTTCAGATGTGAAGCCTCAAACCAATTTTTTCCACAAGACTCGAATGAGG GATGTCATGGTTGAACCAAACTCTGCATGTTCAAAGCTGAGGCTTACTATTCCAAGGGAGCCTGACCTTAGAACAGCACAGAGAGCACATAGGATAAG ACCTAAAAATGTTGTTGAGGCAGACCAAGTAACAGTTGCTGCTCCCAGATTCAAAGCTCGCCCATTAAATAGAAAA ATTCTTGAGGCTCCTTCATTGCCACCTCCCAAAAGGAGCACTCCACGGTTGCCTGAATTTCAA GAATTTCACTTGAAGACTTCGGAGAGGGCAATCCAACACACATCTGTTACGCCATCTACGCTTCACTGCTATGACTCTGATAAG GTTTGGGACAAACATACTACTGTTTCTTTAGAAAATAGAATCAAGGATTTAAGAAG ACCTACCGCAGGAGGTGCACCAACGTATGATGGATTGGGGTTTACACACATTTTTAAAGCTCGGCCAGTTAATAAGAAG ATACTTCAAAGTAAAGGAGATGGTGTTTTCCGTAACTGCAGACAGGAAACAACAGTCCCAATG GAATTTGATTTACAGTCTGAAAAGGAGGTTCAGCAAGATCCGCCAATTGAACTCTTTAGCAag CTGTCTCTGACATCTGAGTGCCAGCCAAATAATGGATCTCATTTCAAACTGCCTCAGCATTCCGGGATTTGTAGAAAG CTGAGCTCAGACACGTGTTGCAGGAGAAGACTTTTATGTTTGGGGCAAATCAAACTTCTCGAGGGAATGGCGGTTGCATCAATCTGA
- the LOC137808031 gene encoding protein TPX2-like isoform X2 has product MSMTVVMDEDEDAEIEHVFVAHEIDLDYEFDAARFFDFTRPETLEEAHQAQLWFQNAASYPPSPFVRRLVVREDLFLDASDSPKSEYLDCTSNLDDEKSSVPLGTGVSDRAFEDNGPKAPGGNISQLLVGVLQNDSTRPLQVPTGLTFGSKTISNSLNSKAKSAGSKSSTLMKPTTSQLAKQNLPAKNVGSRYQKLLTQNEQNLSISSGLEGQAAKRQKLEGGLLCKVSDVKPQTNFFHKTRMRDVMVEPNSACSKLRLTIPREPDLRTAQRAHRIRPKNVVEADQVTVAAPRFKARPLNRKILEAPSLPPPKRSTPRLPEFQEFHLKTSERAIQHTSVTPSTLHCYDSDKVWDKHTTVSLENRIKDLRRPTAGGAPTYDGLGFTHIFKARPVNKKILQSKGDGVFRNCRQETTVPMEFDLQSEKEVQQDPPIELFSKLSLTSECQPNNGSHFKLPQHSGICRKEKTFMFGANQTSRGNGGCINLMGGRRSLGIR; this is encoded by the exons ATGTCGATGACGGTGGTGATGGACGAAGACGAAGACGCAGAAATAGAGCACGTCTTCGTTGCTCATGAAATCGATCTCGATTACGAGTTCGACGCTGCTCGGTTCTTCGATTTCACTCGACCGGAGACTCTAGAGGAAGCTCACCAAGCTCAACTTTGGTTTCAAAATGCCGCTAGTTACCCTCCTTCGC CGTTTGTGAGAAGGCtggttgtgagagaggatttgttCTTGGATGCTAGCGATTCGCCAAAATCGGAATATCTGGACTGCACCAGTAATCTTGATGATGAAAAATCCAGTGTTCCGTTAGGGACGGGAGTTTCGGACAGGGCTTTTGAAGATAATG GTCCAAAAGCACCTGGTGGAAATATCTCTCAATTGTTGGTTGGAGTTCTACAAAATGACAGTACGAGGCCACTACAAGTACCTACAG GACTTACCTTTGGCAGTAAGACAATAAGCAACAGTTTGAATTCTAAAGCTAAGTCTGCCGGTTCAAAGAGTTCAACATTAATGAAACCTACCACTAGTCAATTGGCCAAGCAAAATCTTCCTGCTAAAAATGTTGGTTCAAG ATATCAAAAGCTGCTAACTCAGAATGAACAAAATTTATCTATCTCTTCTGGGCTAGAAGGTCAAGCTGCCAAGAGGCAAAAACTAGAGGGTGGTCTCTTGTGTAAG GTTTCAGATGTGAAGCCTCAAACCAATTTTTTCCACAAGACTCGAATGAGG GATGTCATGGTTGAACCAAACTCTGCATGTTCAAAGCTGAGGCTTACTATTCCAAGGGAGCCTGACCTTAGAACAGCACAGAGAGCACATAGGATAAG ACCTAAAAATGTTGTTGAGGCAGACCAAGTAACAGTTGCTGCTCCCAGATTCAAAGCTCGCCCATTAAATAGAAAA ATTCTTGAGGCTCCTTCATTGCCACCTCCCAAAAGGAGCACTCCACGGTTGCCTGAATTTCAA GAATTTCACTTGAAGACTTCGGAGAGGGCAATCCAACACACATCTGTTACGCCATCTACGCTTCACTGCTATGACTCTGATAAG GTTTGGGACAAACATACTACTGTTTCTTTAGAAAATAGAATCAAGGATTTAAGAAG ACCTACCGCAGGAGGTGCACCAACGTATGATGGATTGGGGTTTACACACATTTTTAAAGCTCGGCCAGTTAATAAGAAG ATACTTCAAAGTAAAGGAGATGGTGTTTTCCGTAACTGCAGACAGGAAACAACAGTCCCAATG GAATTTGATTTACAGTCTGAAAAGGAGGTTCAGCAAGATCCGCCAATTGAACTCTTTAGCAag CTGTCTCTGACATCTGAGTGCCAGCCAAATAATGGATCTCATTTCAAACTGCCTCAGCATTCCGGGATTTGTAGAAAG GAGAAGACTTTTATGTTTGGGGCAAATCAAACTTCTCGAGGGAATGGCGGTTGCATCAATCTGATGGGTGGAAGGAG GAGCTTGGGAATTCGATGA
- the LOC137808031 gene encoding protein TPX2-like isoform X1, which produces MSMTVVMDEDEDAEIEHVFVAHEIDLDYEFDAARFFDFTRPETLEEAHQAQLWFQNAASYPPSPFVRRLVVREDLFLDASDSPKSEYLDCTSNLDDEKSSVPLGTGVSDRAFEDNGPKAPGGNISQLLVGVLQNDSTRPLQVPTGLTFGSKTISNSLNSKAKSAGSKSSTLMKPTTSQLAKQNLPAKNVGSRYQKLLTQNEQNLSISSGLEGQAAKRQKLEGGLLCKVSDVKPQTNFFHKTRMRDVMVEPNSACSKLRLTIPREPDLRTAQRAHRIRPKNVVEADQVTVAAPRFKARPLNRKILEAPSLPPPKRSTPRLPEFQEFHLKTSERAIQHTSVTPSTLHCYDSDKVWDKHTTVSLENRIKDLRRPTAGGAPTYDGLGFTHIFKARPVNKKILQSKGDGVFRNCRQETTVPMEFDLQSEKEVQQDPPIELFSKLSLTSECQPNNGSHFKLPQHSGICRKDSKENILNSFRPDQEVIVYLEITVSEEHDFC; this is translated from the exons ATGTCGATGACGGTGGTGATGGACGAAGACGAAGACGCAGAAATAGAGCACGTCTTCGTTGCTCATGAAATCGATCTCGATTACGAGTTCGACGCTGCTCGGTTCTTCGATTTCACTCGACCGGAGACTCTAGAGGAAGCTCACCAAGCTCAACTTTGGTTTCAAAATGCCGCTAGTTACCCTCCTTCGC CGTTTGTGAGAAGGCtggttgtgagagaggatttgttCTTGGATGCTAGCGATTCGCCAAAATCGGAATATCTGGACTGCACCAGTAATCTTGATGATGAAAAATCCAGTGTTCCGTTAGGGACGGGAGTTTCGGACAGGGCTTTTGAAGATAATG GTCCAAAAGCACCTGGTGGAAATATCTCTCAATTGTTGGTTGGAGTTCTACAAAATGACAGTACGAGGCCACTACAAGTACCTACAG GACTTACCTTTGGCAGTAAGACAATAAGCAACAGTTTGAATTCTAAAGCTAAGTCTGCCGGTTCAAAGAGTTCAACATTAATGAAACCTACCACTAGTCAATTGGCCAAGCAAAATCTTCCTGCTAAAAATGTTGGTTCAAG ATATCAAAAGCTGCTAACTCAGAATGAACAAAATTTATCTATCTCTTCTGGGCTAGAAGGTCAAGCTGCCAAGAGGCAAAAACTAGAGGGTGGTCTCTTGTGTAAG GTTTCAGATGTGAAGCCTCAAACCAATTTTTTCCACAAGACTCGAATGAGG GATGTCATGGTTGAACCAAACTCTGCATGTTCAAAGCTGAGGCTTACTATTCCAAGGGAGCCTGACCTTAGAACAGCACAGAGAGCACATAGGATAAG ACCTAAAAATGTTGTTGAGGCAGACCAAGTAACAGTTGCTGCTCCCAGATTCAAAGCTCGCCCATTAAATAGAAAA ATTCTTGAGGCTCCTTCATTGCCACCTCCCAAAAGGAGCACTCCACGGTTGCCTGAATTTCAA GAATTTCACTTGAAGACTTCGGAGAGGGCAATCCAACACACATCTGTTACGCCATCTACGCTTCACTGCTATGACTCTGATAAG GTTTGGGACAAACATACTACTGTTTCTTTAGAAAATAGAATCAAGGATTTAAGAAG ACCTACCGCAGGAGGTGCACCAACGTATGATGGATTGGGGTTTACACACATTTTTAAAGCTCGGCCAGTTAATAAGAAG ATACTTCAAAGTAAAGGAGATGGTGTTTTCCGTAACTGCAGACAGGAAACAACAGTCCCAATG GAATTTGATTTACAGTCTGAAAAGGAGGTTCAGCAAGATCCGCCAATTGAACTCTTTAGCAag CTGTCTCTGACATCTGAGTGCCAGCCAAATAATGGATCTCATTTCAAACTGCCTCAGCATTCCGGGATTTGTAGAAAG GActcaaaagaaaatatattaaattcttTTCGTCCAGACCAAGAGGTAATAGTATATTTAGAAATAACAGTGTCTGAAGAACACGACTTCTGTTAG
- the LOC137808032 gene encoding probable sugar phosphate/phosphate translocator At1g12500 gives MVEAQTWTTRRMSNPRLDSTEQVLDIPPTPPGEHRNSFGSNGGSLSPTVLTALIIASWYLSNIGVLLLNKYLLSFYGYRFPIFLTMLHMLSCAAYSYASINFLEIVPLQHIHSKKQFLKILALSAIFCFSVVCGNTSLRYLPVSFNQAIGATTPFFTAIFAFVITCKKETGEVYLALLPVVFGIVVASNSEPLFHLFGFLVCVGSTAGRALKSVVQGILLTSEAEKLHSMNLLLYMAPLAAFILLPFTLYIEGNVFAITVEKARGDPFIVFLLLGNATVAYLVNLTNFLVTKHTSALTLQVLGNAKATVAAVVSVLIFRNPVTVMGMVGFGITIMGVVLYSEAKKRSKVTTH, from the coding sequence ATGGTGGAGGCGCAGACATGGACCACGCGCCGAATGAGCAATCCTCGCCTCGACAGTACGGAGCAGGTGCTCGACATTCCGCCCACGCCGCCGGGGGAGCACCGTAACAGCTTCGGATCCAACGGCGGAAGCCTATCGCCGACGGTGCTGACCGCCCTCATCATTGCCTCCTGGTACCTCTCCAACATCGGCGTCCTCCTCCTGAACAAGTACCTCCTCAGCTTCTACGGCTATCGCTTCCCCATCTTCCTCACAATGCTCCACATGCTATCCTGCGCCGCCTACTCTTACGCCTCCATCAACTTCCTCGAAATCGTTCCCCTCCAACACATCCATTCAAAGAAGCAGTTCCTCAAGATCCTTGCCCTCAGCGCCATCTTCTGCTTCTCCGTCGTCTGCGGCAACACCTCGCTCCGCTACCTTCCCGTATCCTTCAACCAAGCCATTGGGGCGACGACGCCGTTTTTCACCGCCATTTTCGCCTTCGTAATCACTTGCAAGAAGGAAACCGGGGAGGTTTACCTGGCGCTTTTGCCCGTTGTCTTTGGGATCGTGGTTGCGAGCAATAGCGAGCCTTTGTTTCATCTGTTCGGGTTTTTGGTGTGTGTCGGTTCAACTGCTGGTCGCGCTTTGAAGTCCGTGGTTCAGGGGATTCTGTTGACATCTGAAGCGGAGAAGCTTCACTCCATGAACTTGCTTCTCTACATGGCTCCCTTGGCGGCTTTCATATTGTTGCCGTTTACTCTCTACATCGAAGGGAATGTGTTCGCTATCACCGTGGAGAAAGCCAGGGGAGACCCTTTTATAGTGTTCTTGCTGCTCGGGAATGCCACGGTTGCTTATTTGGTCAACTTGACCAACTTTTTGGTCACGAAGCACACCAGCGCCTTGACGCTTCAGGTGTTGGGGAATGCCAAAGCCACGGTGGCGGCGGTGGTTTCGGTTTTGATTTTCAGGAATCCGGTGACGGTTATGGGAATGGTGGGGTTCGGAATTACGATCATGGGGGTAGTGCTTTACAGCGAGGCCAAGAAGAGATCCAAAGTTACGACTCATTGA
- the LOC137808033 gene encoding nudix hydrolase 14, chloroplastic gives MATHVGTICGALKRFTRPHSSNWVSKKKGFCCKMSTESPSLTHTITLPNKPNEPVHIVAASGVSHSDFWSAVESSLFKQWLHNLQTENGVLADGTMTLRQVLVQGVDMFGKRIGFLKFKADIFYKETGKKIPGIVFARGPAVAVLILLESDGETYAVLTEQARVPVGRIILELPAGMLDDNKGDFVGTAVCEVEEEIGIKLNVEDMVDLTAFLDSKTGCRFFPSGGGCDEEISIFLYRGRVEKEIITQLQGKETGLREHGELIKVCVVPYKKLWRTTADCKVLVAIALLEMAMKEGLLPTLSA, from the exons ATGGCTACGCATGTTGGTACTATATGCGGTGCGCTGAAAAGGTTCACTCGGCCTCACTCCTCCAATTGGGTTTCGAAGAAGAAAGGTTTCTGCTGCAAGATGTCCACCGAGTCACCTTCTTTGACTCACACCATCACACTGCCCAATAAACCCAACGAACCCGTTCACATTGTTGCTGCTTCCGGCGTCTCCCATTCCGATTTCTG GAGTGCTGTTGAATCCTCTTTATTCAAGCAGTGGTTGCATAACTTGCAAACGGAGAATGGGGTTCTAGCTGATGGCACCATGACTCTGAGACAAGTTCTAGTTCAG GGAGTTGACATGTTTGGAAAGCGCATTGGGTTTCTCAAGTTTAAAGCGGACATTTTTTATAAGGAAACGGGGAAAAAG ATTCCAGGCATTGTATTTGCAAGAGGACCAGCGGTGGCGGTGCTGATACTCCTGGAATCAGATGGTGAAACATATGCTGTTCTTACGGAACAG GCAAGGGTGCCTGTTGGAAGAATTATTTTGGAATTGCCTGCCGGAATGCTGGATGATAACAAAGGTGATTTTGTTGGAACTGCAGTTTGTGAG GTTGAGGAAGAGATTGGTATCAAGTTAAATGTAGAAGACATGGTTGACCTCACTGCTTTCCTTGACTCTAAAACTGGATGCAGATTTTTTCCCTCTGGG GGAGGATGTGACGAAGAAATCAGTATTTTTCTGTACAGAGGGCGTGTTGAGAAAGAGATTATCACACAACTACAGGGTAAAGAGACTGGCCTTCGAGAACACGGGGAGCTAATTAAGGTATGCGTAGTACCATACAAGAAACTTTGGCGCACAACAGCGGATTGCAAAGTCCTGGTGGCTATTGCACTGTTAGAAATGGCTATGAAAGAAGGGCTGTTACCTACTTTGTCTGCTTAA
- the LOC137808028 gene encoding copper chaperone for superoxide dismutase, chloroplastic/cytosolic isoform X1, whose translation MAFLRSIAATTAAAIPAAFAFSSLSSSLSSSSSFPRSSQSSNSPNSFHLLKTFATPPSVLHMDSKLSSQPHSVLPELLTEYMVDMKCEGCVNAVKNKLHEINGVKDVEVDLSNQVVRILGSSPVKTMTEALEQTGRKARLIGQGIPEDFLISAAVSEFKGPDIFGVVRLAQVNMELARIEANFSGLSPGKHGWSINEFGDLTRGAASTGKIFNPINEENTKEPHGDLGTLEANEKGDAFYSGVKEKLRVADLIGRSVVVYATEDKSKHGITAAVIARSAGVGENYKKLCTCDGTTIWDATDKDFVSSKV comes from the exons ATGGCATTTCTGAGGTCAATAGCAGCAACCACTGCAGCAGCTATTCCTGCAGCCTTCGCCTTCTCTTCTCTTTCGTCTTCtctatcttcttcttcttcttttcctcGCTCTTCCCAATCTTCCAATTCCCCCAATTCATTCCACCTTCTCAAAACCTTTGCTACCCCTCCCTCTGTTCTCCACATGGACAGCAAACTCTCTTCTCAG CCTCATTCCGTTTTGCCCGAGTTACTG ACGGAGTACATGGTGGATATGAAATGTGAAGGTTGTGTTAATGCTGTCAAAAATAAGCTGCACGAGATTAATG gagTTAAGGACGTAGAGGTGGACTTGAGCAATCAGGTTGTAAGGATTCTTGGTTCATCGCCGGTTAAGACTATGACTGAAGCCTTGGAGCAGACTGGTAGAAAAGCCCGGCTAATTGGACAAGGAATACCGGAAG ATTTCTTGATATCTGCTGCTGTTTCCGAATTCAAAGGTCCAGATATTTTTGGTGTTGTTCGCCTAGCTCAAGTAAATATGGAACTAGCTAGGATTGAAGCCAATTTTAGTGGTCTGTCACCAGGAAAGCACGGTTGGTCTATTAATGAGTTTGGAGATTTGACTAGAGGTGCAGCAAGCACTGGTAAAATATTCAATCCGATAAATGAGGAAAACACCAAAGAG CCACATGGCGACCTGGGAACACTAGAAGCTAATGAAAAAGGTGATGCCTTCTACAGTGGGGTCAAAGAAAAGCTGAGAGTGGCTGATCTTATTGGACGATCTGTAGTGGTATATGCAACTGAAGATAAATCAAAACATGGTATAACTGCCGCAGTAATTGCCAGAAGTGCAGGAGTTGGTGAGAACTATAAAAAGCTCTGTACGTGTGATGGCACCACCATATGGGATGCCACCGATAAAGATTTTGTTTCCAGCAAGGTCTGA
- the LOC137808028 gene encoding copper chaperone for superoxide dismutase, chloroplastic/cytosolic isoform X2 — MTEALEQTGRKARLIGQGIPEDFLISAAVSEFKGPDIFGVVRLAQVNMELARIEANFSGLSPGKHGWSINEFGDLTRGAASTGKIFNPINEENTKEPHGDLGTLEANEKGDAFYSGVKEKLRVADLIGRSVVVYATEDKSKHGITAAVIARSAGVGENYKKLCTCDGTTIWDATDKDFVSSKV; from the exons ATGACTGAAGCCTTGGAGCAGACTGGTAGAAAAGCCCGGCTAATTGGACAAGGAATACCGGAAG ATTTCTTGATATCTGCTGCTGTTTCCGAATTCAAAGGTCCAGATATTTTTGGTGTTGTTCGCCTAGCTCAAGTAAATATGGAACTAGCTAGGATTGAAGCCAATTTTAGTGGTCTGTCACCAGGAAAGCACGGTTGGTCTATTAATGAGTTTGGAGATTTGACTAGAGGTGCAGCAAGCACTGGTAAAATATTCAATCCGATAAATGAGGAAAACACCAAAGAG CCACATGGCGACCTGGGAACACTAGAAGCTAATGAAAAAGGTGATGCCTTCTACAGTGGGGTCAAAGAAAAGCTGAGAGTGGCTGATCTTATTGGACGATCTGTAGTGGTATATGCAACTGAAGATAAATCAAAACATGGTATAACTGCCGCAGTAATTGCCAGAAGTGCAGGAGTTGGTGAGAACTATAAAAAGCTCTGTACGTGTGATGGCACCACCATATGGGATGCCACCGATAAAGATTTTGTTTCCAGCAAGGTCTGA